A single genomic interval of Deinococcus sp. HSC-46F16 harbors:
- a CDS encoding roadblock/LC7 domain-containing protein produces MTNAVYTLIVRALSGIVSDRAADTMLRASLRESGLSPDTVTAAQMQAVLRGPLLARLSGLLPPERARAELQALAAEVQARYPKAPTLFLPPAAAWDENSPEQAWTAPAWEDPVDTTLSADDFEFDDPEYATPVGGRTYALDTPGGQEALIQDLGRLQGVQGVLVCRANGEVLRERALRGGGGLGGVVAATAMLFQARSLRLMSADMGDRTVCMRPLGGYCVAVVAGAGVNIGRLLAELGQVEAGAAA; encoded by the coding sequence ATGACGAATGCCGTGTACACCCTCATCGTGCGCGCCCTGTCCGGCATCGTGTCCGACCGGGCCGCCGACACCATGCTGCGGGCCTCCCTGCGCGAAAGCGGCCTCAGCCCCGACACCGTGACGGCGGCGCAGATGCAGGCCGTACTGCGTGGCCCCCTCCTCGCGCGGCTCTCCGGGCTGCTGCCCCCCGAACGCGCCCGCGCCGAGCTTCAGGCGCTCGCCGCCGAGGTGCAGGCCCGCTACCCCAAGGCCCCCACCCTCTTCCTGCCGCCCGCCGCCGCCTGGGACGAGAACAGCCCCGAGCAGGCCTGGACCGCGCCCGCCTGGGAGGATCCCGTGGACACCACCCTCAGCGCCGACGACTTCGAATTCGACGACCCCGAGTACGCCACGCCGGTGGGCGGGCGCACCTATGCGCTGGACACGCCGGGGGGGCAGGAGGCCCTGATTCAGGACCTCGGGCGGCTTCAGGGGGTGCAGGGGGTGCTGGTCTGCCGGGCCAACGGCGAGGTGCTGCGCGAGCGGGCGCTGCGCGGGGGCGGTGGGCTGGGCGGCGTGGTTGCCGCCACCGCGATGCTGTTTCAGGCCCGCTCACTGCGGCTGATGTCGGCCGACATGGGCGACCGCACCGTCTGCATGCGCCCGCTGGGGGGCTACTGCGTGGCGGTCGTCGCCGGGGCCGGGGTCAATATCGGGCGCCTGCTCGCCGAACTCGGTCAGGTCGAGGCCGGGGCCGCGGCATGA